From one Phocaeicola salanitronis DSM 18170 genomic stretch:
- a CDS encoding Panacea domain-containing protein produces the protein MNSIHDITDYIILRVKSEDRFASLINLKLQKLLYYVQAWSYGINKKPMFDGEFEAWIHGPVNREIYNRFNSTKYLYSEINIDDCMNHNVSLSSEDAEFIDFILENYLKYSGAELERLSHNEMPWIETRGDLNVNERCDKVITPELMIEYYGKKWETIKS, from the coding sequence ATGAACTCAATACACGATATAACAGACTACATTATCTTACGAGTAAAATCGGAAGATAGATTTGCGTCTTTAATAAATTTAAAGTTGCAGAAGTTATTGTATTATGTTCAAGCATGGTCTTATGGTATCAATAAAAAACCTATGTTTGACGGCGAGTTTGAAGCATGGATTCATGGTCCGGTAAATCGAGAAATCTACAATCGATTTAATTCTACAAAATATCTCTATTCAGAAATCAATATTGATGATTGCATGAATCACAATGTGAGTTTATCATCAGAAGACGCTGAATTTATTGACTTTATATTGGAGAATTATCTTAAATATAGCGGTGCTGAATTAGAACGATTGTCCCACAATGAGATGCCTTGGATTGAAACACGTGGAGATTTAAATGTAAATGAGCGTTGTGACAAGGTTATTACTCCAGAACTAATGATTGAGTATTATGGGAAAAAATGGGAAACTATTAAATCTTAA
- the mobC gene encoding conjugal transfer protein MobC, producing MSQEDDLRALAKIMDFLRAVSIILVVMNVYWFCYEAIRMWGVNIGVVDKILLNFDRTAGLFHSILYTKLFSVLLLALSCLGTKGVKGEKITWGRIWTAFAVGFVLFFLNWWLLPLPLPLEAVTGLYVLTIGTGYVCLLMGGLWMSRLLKHNLMEDVFNNENESFMQETRLIESEYSVNLPTRFYYRKRWNNGWINVVNPFRASIVLGTPGSGKSYAVVNNFIKQQIEKGFSMYVYDFKFSDLSTIAYNHLLNHPEGYKVKPKFYVINFDDPRRSHRCNPIHPDFMEDITDAYESAYTIMLNLNKTWVQKQGDFFVESPIILFASIIWYLKIYQNGKYCTFPHAIEFLNRRYEDIFPILTSYPELENYLSPFMDAWLGGAAEQLMGQIASAKIPLSRMISPQLYWVMSDSEFTLDINNPEEPKILCVGNNPDRQNIYGAALGLYNSRIVKLINKKGMLKSSVIIDELPTIYFKGLDNLIATARSNKVAVCLGFQDFSQLVRDYGDKEAKVVMNTVGNIFSGQVVGETAKTLSERFGKVLQKRQSISINRQDVSTSINTQMDALIPPSKISGLTQGMFVGSVSDNFNERIEQKIFHCEIVVDAEKVKREESAYKKIPVITDFTDEDGNDHMKETVQANYRRIKEEVKQIVQDELERIAGDDNLKHLLQQK from the coding sequence ATGTCACAAGAAGACGATTTGAGGGCATTGGCGAAAATCATGGATTTTCTGCGTGCCGTGAGTATCATTTTAGTGGTCATGAACGTGTACTGGTTCTGCTACGAAGCCATCAGGATGTGGGGCGTGAACATCGGCGTGGTGGACAAAATCCTTCTGAACTTCGACCGCACGGCGGGGTTGTTCCATTCCATACTGTACACGAAACTGTTTTCCGTCCTTTTGCTTGCCCTGTCCTGTCTGGGTACGAAAGGTGTCAAGGGTGAGAAAATCACTTGGGGGAGAATCTGGACAGCATTTGCCGTCGGGTTCGTGCTGTTTTTCCTGAACTGGTGGTTGCTGCCCCTGCCGCTGCCGCTTGAAGCGGTGACGGGACTATATGTCCTTACCATTGGAACGGGCTATGTCTGCCTGCTGATGGGAGGTCTGTGGATGAGCCGTCTGTTGAAACACAATTTGATGGAGGATGTTTTCAACAACGAGAACGAGAGTTTCATGCAGGAAACGAGGCTTATCGAAAGCGAGTATTCGGTCAATCTGCCGACACGTTTCTATTACAGGAAACGCTGGAACAACGGCTGGATCAATGTGGTTAATCCCTTCCGTGCGTCCATCGTGTTGGGTACGCCGGGCAGCGGCAAGTCATACGCCGTTGTAAACAATTTTATCAAGCAACAGATTGAAAAGGGATTTTCGATGTATGTATATGACTTCAAATTCAGCGACTTGTCCACTATTGCCTATAACCATTTGCTGAACCACCCGGAGGGCTACAAGGTGAAACCGAAATTCTATGTAATCAACTTCGACGACCCGCGCCGTTCACACCGTTGCAATCCCATTCACCCGGATTTCATGGAGGATATTACGGACGCTTACGAGAGTGCCTACACGATAATGCTCAACCTCAATAAAACGTGGGTGCAAAAGCAGGGCGACTTCTTCGTGGAGTCTCCTATCATTCTGTTTGCCAGCATTATCTGGTATCTCAAAATCTATCAGAACGGGAAGTATTGCACTTTTCCTCATGCCATCGAGTTTCTGAACCGCCGTTACGAGGATATATTTCCGATACTGACCTCTTACCCGGAGCTGGAGAACTACCTTTCACCATTCATGGACGCTTGGCTCGGAGGGGCTGCGGAGCAGCTCATGGGGCAGATAGCGTCGGCGAAAATTCCGCTTTCAAGGATGATTTCACCGCAGCTCTATTGGGTGATGTCGGACAGCGAGTTTACGCTGGACATCAACAATCCCGAAGAGCCGAAAATCCTATGCGTGGGCAACAATCCCGACCGCCAGAACATCTACGGGGCGGCACTCGGATTGTACAACTCCCGCATCGTGAAACTCATCAACAAGAAGGGGATGCTGAAGTCGTCGGTCATCATTGACGAGCTGCCCACGATATACTTCAAAGGGCTGGACAATCTTATAGCTACCGCCCGAAGCAACAAGGTTGCCGTGTGTCTGGGTTTTCAGGATTTCAGCCAGTTGGTGCGAGACTACGGGGACAAGGAGGCGAAGGTGGTGATGAACACTGTCGGCAATATCTTTTCCGGGCAGGTGGTAGGCGAAACGGCAAAGACACTATCGGAACGGTTCGGTAAGGTGTTGCAGAAACGGCAGTCCATCTCCATCAACCGGCAGGACGTGTCCACCTCCATCAACACGCAGATGGACGCGCTCATCCCGCCGAGCAAGATTTCCGGTCTTACGCAGGGTATGTTTGTCGGTTCTGTGTCCGACAACTTCAACGAGCGCATCGAGCAGAAGATTTTCCACTGCGAGATTGTGGTGGATGCCGAAAAGGTCAAACGGGAGGAAAGTGCCTACAAGAAAATTCCTGTCATTACCGATTTCACGGACGAGGACGGCAACGACCACATGAAGGAAACGGTGCAGGCGAACTACCGGCGCATCAAGGAAGAGGTGAAGCAGATTGTGCAGGATGAACTGGAGCGCATCGCAGGCGATGACAACCTGAAGCATTTGTTGCAGCAGAAGTAA
- a CDS encoding RteC domain-containing protein produces MNYFLLAETDFFRLINEAGDCNMETAYTAFATQVIELCNGGMDMNLTVIALAYIEIELQHHPVRNLSEEKREIAAYVSKALSFVRKMQKFLATPQVPPLISANNATETTASLLQWTGNAIDLVELIYGIDEMGCINNGNMPLKQLAPLLYKIFGVESKDCYRFYTDIKRRKNESRTYFLDRMQEKLNERMLRDDELDRMRR; encoded by the coding sequence ATGAATTATTTCTTGTTGGCGGAAACCGACTTTTTCCGCCTGATAAACGAAGCCGGCGACTGCAATATGGAAACGGCATACACGGCTTTCGCCACCCAAGTGATCGAACTGTGCAACGGCGGCATGGACATGAACCTTACCGTCATCGCGCTTGCCTACATCGAAATCGAGTTGCAGCACCATCCCGTGCGTAATCTGTCAGAAGAAAAAAGAGAGATTGCCGCCTACGTCAGCAAGGCTCTGTCTTTCGTAAGAAAGATGCAGAAATTCCTTGCCACGCCCCAAGTGCCACCACTAATATCCGCCAATAACGCAACAGAAACCACCGCCAGCCTCCTGCAATGGACGGGCAATGCCATCGACCTCGTGGAACTTATCTACGGCATCGACGAGATGGGCTGCATCAACAACGGCAACATGCCGCTCAAACAGCTTGCCCCGCTCCTTTACAAGATATTCGGGGTTGAGTCGAAGGACTGCTACCGTTTCTACACCGACATCAAACGCCGGAAGAACGAAAGCCGCACCTACTTCCTTGACAGAATGCAGGAGAAATTGAACGAGAGGATGCTGCGCGATGATGAGTTGGATCGTATGAGGAGATAA
- a CDS encoding dihydrofolate reductase family protein translates to MGKVQILAVLTMDGCLSSELYDKAHQDLCLDRCGLDEIREKALYHVTPDYSISMLHEWRKDGTNIRYLAEATPDTSDYINGLLRMHAVDEIILYTVPFIAGTGRHFFKSALPEQHWTLSSLKSYSNGVCRIIYILDKKAR, encoded by the coding sequence ATGGGTAAAGTTCAGATTCTCGCCGTACTGACGATGGACGGATGTCTTTCTTCAGAGTTATATGATAAAGCACATCAGGATTTGTGCCTTGACCGTTGCGGTCTTGATGAAATCAGGGAGAAAGCCCTTTACCATGTCACACCGGACTATTCCATTTCAATGCTGCACGAATGGCGGAAAGACGGTACAAACATTCGTTACCTCGCGGAAGCCACACCAGACACGTCGGACTATATCAACGGACTGCTGCGTATGCACGCTGTGGACGAAATCATACTATACACCGTTCCTTTCATCGCGGGAACAGGACGGCATTTTTTCAAATCGGCTCTGCCGGAGCAACACTGGACGCTTTCCTCCTTGAAAAGCTATTCCAACGGTGTATGTCGCATTATCTATATCCTTGATAAAAAAGCAAGATAG